A single region of the Aeromicrobium chenweiae genome encodes:
- the dut gene encoding dUTP diphosphatase gives MFDVTVTRLDPGVPLPVYAHPGDAGADLVTTIDVELEPGERALVATGIALALPEGLAAFVHPRSGLALRLGLSIVNTPGTIDAGYRGEIKVLLVNHDPSQRITLSRGDRIAQLVIQRVERVAFVEADALPESVRGAGGYGSTGGHATADIQRESS, from the coding sequence ATGTTCGACGTGACCGTCACGCGGCTCGACCCCGGGGTGCCGCTCCCCGTGTACGCCCATCCCGGTGATGCCGGCGCCGACCTGGTCACGACGATCGACGTCGAGCTCGAGCCGGGTGAGCGTGCGCTCGTCGCCACCGGGATCGCCCTCGCGCTGCCCGAGGGCCTCGCGGCGTTCGTGCATCCCCGTTCGGGCCTCGCCCTGCGTCTCGGGCTGTCGATCGTCAACACGCCGGGCACGATCGATGCGGGCTACCGTGGAGAGATCAAGGTCCTCCTCGTCAACCACGACCCGTCGCAGCGGATCACGTTGAGCCGGGGCGACCGGATCGCCCAGCTCGTCATCCAGCGGGTCGAGCGGGTCGCGTTCGTCGAGGCGGACGCTCTGCCGGAGTCGGTCCGCGGCGCCGGGGGTTACGGTTCAACCGGCGGTCACGCGACCGCCGACATCCAACGAGAGAGCAGCTGA
- a CDS encoding DUF4235 domain-containing protein, with product MAKKRKKATLAQEAARTPNTKAPGRGTWRVMDKGSSVVAGLLAQRASAIAWRTVTGRKPPTSGRHPEVSTREAVAWAMVGGGIIELVKVGVRRGTATYWVRSTGQLPPGMKPLVKAPGTTKEPALAEPAPTQSSTQKVSRRSRGR from the coding sequence GTGGCGAAGAAGCGTAAGAAGGCGACCCTCGCCCAGGAGGCGGCCCGCACCCCCAACACCAAGGCCCCCGGCCGCGGCACGTGGCGGGTCATGGACAAGGGGTCCTCGGTCGTCGCCGGCCTGCTCGCCCAGCGGGCGTCCGCCATCGCGTGGCGCACCGTCACCGGCCGGAAGCCGCCCACCAGCGGCCGCCACCCCGAGGTCAGCACCCGCGAGGCCGTCGCCTGGGCGATGGTCGGCGGCGGGATCATCGAGCTGGTCAAGGTCGGCGTGCGACGTGGCACCGCGACCTACTGGGTGCGGTCGACCGGACAGCTCCCTCCCGGCATGAAGCCGCTGGTGAAGGCCCCGGGAACGACAAAGGAGCCGGCCCTTGCGGAACCGGCTCCCACTCAGTCGTCGACCCAGAAGGTCAGTCGGCGCAGTCGCGGCAGATGA
- a CDS encoding bifunctional proline dehydrogenase/L-glutamate gamma-semialdehyde dehydrogenase has translation MTDITLADRSVELVHAWIDPDRSRGRRPDAAAARLAQLLKDPQGLEFTIGFVDRVVRPDDVHVAARNLRTLARSTPEFLPASQRFLLKLGAVTALVFPGLVVSMARRTLRRMVGHLVVDARPQQLGRAIRKLRAGGDRLNLNLLGEAVLGDGEAARRRDGTLELLEREDVDYVSIKVSSVASQLSMWAFDESVTRVVEQLMPLYERAAEGEPTFINLDMEEYKDLDLTIAVFTTILDRFPELEAGIVLQAYLPDALGAMQELQSWATERRAAGGAAIKVRVVKGANLAMERVDATVHGWPLATWHTKRETDTNYKRVLHWALTPERVDAVRIGVAGQNLFDIAYAWLLAGDRGVRDAVDFEMLLGMDSSPADAVRADIGQLLLYTPVVRPSEFDVAISYLVRRLEENASSDNFMSAAFELSTSADLLERETERFLESVKGLDESVPKPHRVQDRLNEVVSPYTDRFVNTPDTDPSTEANREWARLALARSTYTQVGNETIRSSQVPGPASLETVIQDTRKAAKAWEARGTEVRAWILHQAAGALAARRGDLVSVMAAEAGKTVAEADVEVSEAIDFANYYAEAARRLDVVDGAEFVPDTLTVVTPPWNFPVAIPAGSVLAALSVGSGVIIKPAPQTQRCAAVMVEALWQAGVPREVLRYVTIDEGPLSKALIAHSDVDRVILTGGWETAQLFRSWRPDLPLLAETSGKNAIVITPSADIDLAVADLVKSAFGHAGQKCSAASLAILVGSVAESERFERQLVDAVESLKIGYPQDPQVTMGPVIEPPQGKLADGLTRLGDGETWLVEPRQLGSDARVWSPGIRTGVRPGSEFHTTEYFGPILGIMHARSLEQAIEWQNATDYGLTAGIHSLDAHEVNTWIDTVQAGNLYVNRGITGAIVQRQPFGGWKRSSVGTTAKAGGPNYLTHLGTWSPRPLRASPDKLDLSPAVVAVLEAAAPALTPAQLRDLEAAAASDHVAWTREYGVAKDVSQLGVERNVFRYVPVPVTIRFDGFLPELVRVLLAAARTGAPIEVSSRTPLPDGLAPDARIETQAVWLAYAARTRPSRIRLVGTDAKELAAAVDGHPDVAIYSGAVTPSGRVEALPFLQEQAISITNHRFGNHDAEFAHVLPR, from the coding sequence ATGACCGACATCACTCTCGCCGATCGCAGCGTCGAGCTCGTCCACGCGTGGATCGACCCGGACCGTTCCCGCGGCCGCCGCCCGGATGCCGCGGCGGCACGCCTCGCGCAGCTCCTCAAGGACCCCCAGGGCCTGGAGTTCACGATCGGCTTCGTCGACCGCGTCGTCCGTCCCGACGACGTCCACGTCGCGGCACGCAACCTGCGCACGCTGGCCCGCAGCACCCCCGAGTTCCTGCCCGCCTCGCAGCGGTTCCTGCTCAAGCTCGGCGCCGTGACAGCCCTGGTCTTCCCGGGGCTCGTCGTCTCGATGGCGCGCCGGACCCTGCGCCGCATGGTCGGCCACCTCGTGGTCGACGCGCGCCCGCAGCAGCTGGGCCGGGCGATCCGCAAGCTCCGCGCCGGCGGGGACCGGCTCAACCTCAACCTGCTCGGCGAGGCGGTCCTCGGCGACGGCGAGGCAGCCCGGCGCCGTGACGGCACCCTGGAGCTGCTGGAGCGCGAGGACGTCGACTACGTCTCCATCAAGGTGTCCTCGGTCGCCAGCCAGCTCTCGATGTGGGCGTTCGACGAGTCCGTCACCCGCGTGGTCGAGCAGCTGATGCCGCTGTACGAGCGCGCCGCCGAGGGCGAGCCGACGTTCATCAACCTCGACATGGAGGAGTACAAGGACCTCGACCTGACCATCGCGGTCTTCACCACGATCCTCGACCGGTTCCCGGAGCTCGAGGCGGGCATCGTCCTGCAGGCGTACCTGCCGGACGCCCTCGGCGCGATGCAGGAGCTCCAGTCCTGGGCGACCGAGCGCCGCGCGGCCGGCGGTGCCGCGATCAAGGTCCGCGTCGTCAAGGGGGCGAACCTCGCGATGGAGCGGGTCGACGCCACCGTCCACGGCTGGCCGCTCGCGACCTGGCACACCAAGCGCGAGACCGACACCAACTACAAGCGGGTCCTGCACTGGGCTCTCACCCCCGAGCGGGTCGACGCCGTGCGCATCGGCGTCGCCGGGCAGAACCTGTTCGACATCGCGTACGCGTGGCTGCTCGCGGGTGACCGGGGCGTACGCGACGCGGTCGACTTCGAGATGCTGCTGGGCATGGACAGCAGCCCCGCGGACGCCGTGCGCGCCGACATCGGCCAGCTCCTGCTCTACACCCCGGTGGTCCGACCGAGCGAGTTCGACGTGGCCATCTCCTACCTGGTCCGGCGGCTCGAGGAGAACGCCAGCAGCGACAACTTCATGTCCGCCGCGTTCGAGCTGTCGACCAGCGCTGACCTGCTGGAGCGCGAGACGGAGCGGTTCCTGGAGTCCGTCAAGGGCCTCGACGAGTCCGTGCCGAAGCCCCACCGCGTCCAGGACCGGCTGAACGAGGTCGTCTCGCCGTACACCGACCGGTTCGTCAACACCCCCGACACCGACCCGTCCACCGAGGCGAACCGGGAGTGGGCCCGGCTCGCGCTGGCGCGCTCGACGTACACGCAGGTCGGCAACGAGACCATCCGCTCGAGCCAGGTGCCCGGGCCCGCGAGCCTCGAGACCGTCATCCAGGACACCCGCAAGGCGGCGAAGGCCTGGGAGGCCCGAGGCACCGAGGTGCGGGCGTGGATCCTGCACCAGGCCGCCGGCGCGCTGGCCGCACGGCGTGGCGACCTGGTCTCCGTCATGGCGGCCGAGGCGGGCAAGACCGTCGCGGAGGCCGACGTCGAGGTGAGCGAGGCGATCGACTTCGCCAACTACTACGCGGAGGCCGCGCGCCGGCTCGACGTGGTCGACGGCGCGGAGTTCGTGCCCGACACGCTGACGGTCGTGACCCCGCCGTGGAACTTCCCGGTCGCGATCCCGGCCGGGTCCGTGCTGGCCGCGCTCTCGGTCGGCAGCGGCGTCATCATCAAGCCCGCGCCGCAGACCCAGCGCTGCGCGGCCGTGATGGTCGAGGCGCTGTGGCAGGCCGGCGTGCCGCGCGAGGTGCTGCGCTACGTCACGATCGACGAGGGACCGCTCAGCAAGGCGCTCATCGCCCACTCCGACGTCGACCGGGTCATCCTGACCGGAGGCTGGGAGACCGCGCAGCTGTTCCGTTCGTGGCGGCCCGACCTGCCCCTGCTGGCCGAGACCAGCGGCAAGAACGCGATCGTCATCACCCCGAGCGCCGACATCGACCTCGCGGTCGCCGACCTCGTCAAGAGCGCGTTCGGCCACGCCGGACAGAAGTGCTCCGCCGCGAGCCTCGCGATCCTCGTCGGCTCGGTGGCGGAGTCCGAGCGGTTCGAGCGACAGCTCGTCGACGCCGTGGAGTCGCTCAAGATCGGCTACCCGCAGGACCCGCAGGTCACGATGGGCCCGGTCATCGAGCCGCCCCAGGGCAAACTGGCCGACGGGCTCACCCGCCTCGGCGACGGTGAGACGTGGCTCGTCGAGCCCCGTCAGCTCGGCTCGGACGCGCGGGTGTGGTCACCCGGCATCCGCACGGGCGTACGTCCCGGCAGCGAGTTCCACACCACCGAGTACTTCGGCCCGATCCTCGGCATCATGCACGCCCGCTCGCTGGAGCAGGCCATCGAGTGGCAGAACGCGACGGACTACGGCCTCACCGCCGGCATCCACTCGCTGGACGCGCACGAGGTCAACACCTGGATCGACACGGTCCAGGCCGGCAACCTCTACGTCAACCGCGGCATCACCGGTGCGATCGTGCAGCGTCAGCCGTTCGGCGGCTGGAAGCGCTCATCGGTCGGCACGACGGCGAAGGCGGGCGGGCCCAACTACCTGACCCACCTCGGCACGTGGAGCCCGCGGCCGCTGCGGGCGTCGCCCGACAAGCTCGACCTGTCCCCAGCCGTCGTCGCCGTGCTCGAGGCCGCCGCGCCCGCGCTGACTCCCGCGCAGCTCCGCGACCTCGAGGCCGCCGCGGCGTCCGACCACGTCGCGTGGACCCGTGAGTACGGCGTCGCCAAGGACGTCTCGCAGCTCGGCGTCGAGCGCAACGTGTTCCGCTACGTCCCCGTGCCGGTGACGATCCGGTTCGACGGCTTCCTGCCCGAGCTGGTCCGCGTCCTGCTCGCGGCCGCACGCACGGGCGCTCCGATCGAGGTCAGCTCCCGGACACCGCTGCCGGACGGGCTCGCACCGGACGCACGGATCGAGACCCAGGCGGTCTGGCTGGCGTACGCCGCGCGCACCCGCCCGTCGCGCATCCGCCTCGTCGGCACCGATGCGAAGGAGCTCGCGGCGGCCGTCGACGGCCACCCCGACGTCGCGATCTACTCGGGCGCGGTCACGCCGTCCGGCCGGGTCGAGGCGCTCCCGTTCCTGCAGGAGCAGGCCATCTCGATCACGAACCACCGCTTCGGCAACCACGACGCCGAGTTCGCCCACGTCCTCCCCCGCTGA
- a CDS encoding MFS transporter, whose protein sequence is MLTTYRDVLSRPGAALFSFTALWSRLPLSMAGLGIVLLVHERGGSYRDAGIMSAAYVLAAAAFGPLQGRLADRLGQATVLWSVGALYATGIGAFLLAVEQEWSTPWPHACAVLAGLATPQTGSMVRARWNHVITDRTQLNTAFSIEAIADEVVFIVGPVLVTFLTLQAPDVSGLICAAAAALLGSWALALQRSSQPPATPRDTHVGPPLNWTFLGPMVLVSGALGIVFGSAEVIIAAFTDEQGRPGAAGFVLAVWAAGSLLAGIVVGALPQPDRPLIRLRRAILVLGALFAPLCFVTSIPAVAIGVFLGGFMISPTLIAMVNLIEREVPPTRLTEALTWSTTGMSVGVAPGAAVAGAVIDAHGASAGFLVPLVAGVAGSVVAWSTHTSSHP, encoded by the coding sequence ATGCTGACGACGTACCGCGACGTGTTGTCGCGACCTGGTGCTGCCCTCTTCTCCTTCACGGCACTCTGGTCGCGCCTCCCGCTGTCGATGGCGGGTCTCGGGATCGTGCTGCTGGTGCACGAGCGCGGCGGGTCGTACCGGGACGCCGGGATCATGTCCGCGGCCTACGTCCTCGCCGCAGCCGCGTTCGGACCGTTGCAGGGACGCCTGGCCGACCGGCTCGGTCAGGCGACGGTGCTGTGGAGCGTCGGCGCCCTGTACGCCACGGGCATCGGAGCGTTCCTGCTCGCGGTCGAGCAGGAGTGGTCGACGCCGTGGCCGCACGCGTGCGCCGTGCTGGCGGGCCTGGCGACACCCCAGACCGGCAGCATGGTCCGCGCCCGGTGGAACCACGTCATCACCGACCGCACCCAGCTCAACACCGCGTTCTCGATCGAGGCGATCGCGGACGAGGTCGTGTTCATCGTCGGACCGGTCCTCGTCACGTTCCTGACCCTGCAGGCGCCCGACGTCTCCGGGCTGATCTGCGCGGCCGCCGCTGCCCTGCTCGGCAGCTGGGCGCTGGCGCTGCAGCGGTCCAGCCAGCCTCCCGCGACGCCACGCGACACCCACGTCGGCCCGCCGCTGAACTGGACGTTCCTCGGTCCGATGGTGCTCGTCTCGGGCGCCCTCGGCATCGTCTTCGGCTCCGCGGAGGTCATCATCGCGGCGTTCACCGACGAGCAGGGACGGCCGGGTGCCGCCGGGTTCGTCCTGGCCGTCTGGGCGGCCGGCAGCCTGCTCGCCGGGATCGTCGTGGGCGCCCTCCCCCAGCCGGACCGGCCGCTGATCCGGCTCCGGCGCGCGATCCTCGTGCTGGGCGCACTGTTCGCGCCGCTGTGCTTCGTCACGAGCATCCCGGCCGTGGCGATCGGCGTGTTCCTCGGCGGGTTCATGATCTCGCCGACCCTCATCGCGATGGTCAACCTGATCGAGCGGGAGGTGCCGCCCACGAGGCTCACCGAGGCCCTCACCTGGTCGACGACCGGCATGTCGGTGGGGGTCGCTCCGGGCGCTGCGGTGGCCGGAGCGGTGATCGACGCGCACGGTGCGTCGGCGGGGTTCCTCGTCCCGCTCGTGGCCGGTGTCGCGGGATCGGTCGTCGCGTGGAGCACGCACACGTCGTCCCACCCCTGA
- a CDS encoding inositol monophosphatase family protein, with product MSQELYDLARAVGLEAAEFVRSSRPEGRVDVAATKSSDTDVVTEIDRACERLIRERIFSARPDDGFAGEEGDDIVGTSGVDWVVDPIDGTVNFVHGIPAYAVSIAARRDGTVVAGHVVNIASGEEHGAVRGEGAWRHDGDERRAVVAPQGAAPARGLVATGFHYIPEIRAKQAAAMASFLPQVADVRRIGSAALDLCALAEGHYDAYFEQGLHLWDHAAGALVATESGLVVSGLDGGPDERMVMSAHPAVAEEYFGLVRSCGF from the coding sequence ATGAGCCAGGAGCTGTACGACCTCGCCCGCGCCGTCGGGCTGGAGGCCGCCGAGTTCGTGCGCAGCAGCCGTCCGGAGGGACGCGTCGACGTCGCGGCGACCAAGAGCAGCGATACCGACGTCGTCACCGAGATCGACCGGGCGTGCGAGCGCCTGATCCGCGAGCGCATCTTCTCCGCGCGACCGGACGACGGCTTCGCCGGCGAGGAGGGCGACGACATCGTCGGCACATCCGGGGTCGACTGGGTGGTCGACCCGATCGACGGCACGGTCAACTTCGTCCACGGCATCCCGGCGTACGCGGTCTCGATCGCTGCCCGCCGTGACGGCACGGTCGTCGCCGGCCACGTCGTCAACATCGCCTCGGGTGAGGAGCACGGTGCCGTGCGCGGGGAGGGTGCCTGGCGTCACGACGGTGACGAGCGACGCGCAGTCGTCGCGCCGCAGGGCGCGGCGCCGGCCCGCGGCCTCGTCGCGACCGGCTTCCACTACATCCCGGAGATCCGCGCGAAGCAGGCCGCCGCGATGGCCTCGTTCCTGCCCCAGGTCGCCGATGTCCGGCGCATCGGGTCGGCGGCGCTCGACCTGTGCGCCCTCGCCGAGGGGCACTACGATGCGTACTTCGAGCAGGGGCTGCACCTGTGGGACCACGCCGCGGGAGCGCTCGTCGCGACCGAGTCCGGCTTGGTGGTGAGCGGGCTCGACGGAGGACCGGATGAACGCATGGTGATGTCCGCGCACCCTGCGGTGGCCGAGGAATATTTCGGTCTCGTGCGGTCTTGTGGGTTCTGA
- a CDS encoding thymidine kinase, whose amino-acid sequence MADLNFYSGTMDCGKSTLALQMDHNHRARGRVGRVFTSHDRAGTATLSSRLGLSVPAIEVDDTFDFWQFTVGELTHGGRIDYFVCDEAQFYTVEQIDQLAKITDELAIDIFAFGILTDFRTKMFPGSLRLTELADRVNTLQVEALCWCGKRATHNARTEDGVMVTEGEVIVVGDVDAPERPARQVGYEVLCRRHHRRRMTAATAQAAALSPDVLPFE is encoded by the coding sequence GTGGCAGACCTGAACTTCTACTCCGGCACGATGGACTGCGGCAAGAGCACGCTCGCGCTGCAGATGGACCACAACCACCGGGCCCGCGGCCGGGTGGGGCGCGTGTTCACCTCGCACGACCGCGCCGGGACCGCGACCCTGTCGAGCCGGCTCGGGCTGTCGGTGCCCGCGATCGAGGTCGACGACACGTTCGACTTCTGGCAGTTCACGGTCGGCGAGCTCACCCATGGTGGCCGCATCGACTACTTCGTGTGCGACGAGGCGCAGTTCTACACCGTCGAGCAGATCGACCAGCTGGCCAAGATCACCGACGAGCTGGCGATCGACATCTTCGCGTTCGGGATCCTCACGGACTTCCGCACCAAGATGTTCCCCGGGTCGCTGCGGCTGACCGAGCTGGCCGACCGCGTCAACACGCTCCAGGTGGAGGCGCTGTGCTGGTGCGGCAAGCGCGCCACGCACAACGCGCGCACCGAGGACGGCGTCATGGTCACCGAGGGCGAGGTCATCGTCGTCGGTGACGTGGACGCGCCTGAGCGTCCCGCGCGGCAGGTGGGCTACGAGGTGCTGTGCCGGCGTCACCACCGGCGCCGCATGACGGCGGCCACGGCGCAGGCCGCGGCGCTGTCGCCGGACGTCCTGCCGTTCGAGTGA
- the sepH gene encoding septation protein SepH → MRDLNLVRLSEDRRFLVARDITTGEQYRIPADHRLTALIGPSPRSGSTPGQLEIRMESSLSPRDIQSRIRRGESPQSVADSAGVPVTQIEGFAGPVLAEREFMCEQARKTVIRRKHIGGAGILLGTLIAENIAGDGGVPEEAEWDSWRREDGRWTVLVTPHGQAEPATFVFDVKSRYVVPADQQAHDLVGDVAHPDSTDMAIADAVRAAAPAPTVEPQAEAPAPAAPVVEIPEPLQPIEHAALSAVSSLKEARDRRAQEQLALEETEAVADSPATETERDDFEHSLEHDVAVPDTMGPRKKRHERRRVPSWDEIMFGDKND, encoded by the coding sequence ATGCGTGATCTCAATCTCGTGAGATTGAGTGAGGACCGACGGTTCCTCGTCGCACGCGACATCACCACCGGCGAGCAGTACCGCATCCCCGCGGACCACCGGCTCACCGCGCTGATCGGCCCGTCCCCCCGCTCTGGGAGCACCCCCGGCCAGTTGGAGATCCGCATGGAAAGCTCACTCAGCCCGCGCGACATCCAGTCCCGGATCCGCCGCGGCGAGTCCCCGCAGTCGGTCGCCGACTCCGCCGGGGTGCCCGTCACGCAGATCGAGGGCTTCGCCGGTCCGGTGCTCGCCGAGCGCGAGTTCATGTGCGAGCAGGCCCGCAAGACCGTGATCCGCCGCAAGCACATCGGCGGCGCCGGCATCCTGCTCGGCACCCTCATCGCCGAGAACATCGCCGGCGACGGAGGCGTGCCCGAGGAGGCCGAGTGGGACTCCTGGCGCCGTGAGGACGGACGCTGGACCGTGCTCGTGACCCCGCACGGACAGGCCGAGCCCGCGACGTTCGTCTTCGACGTCAAGAGCCGCTACGTCGTCCCGGCGGACCAGCAGGCCCACGACCTCGTCGGTGACGTCGCCCATCCCGACTCGACCGACATGGCCATCGCGGACGCCGTGCGCGCCGCGGCCCCCGCCCCGACCGTGGAGCCCCAGGCCGAGGCCCCGGCACCGGCCGCCCCGGTCGTGGAGATCCCCGAGCCCCTGCAGCCCATCGAGCACGCCGCACTGTCCGCGGTGTCCTCGCTGAAGGAGGCCCGCGACCGTCGCGCCCAGGAGCAGCTGGCGCTGGAGGAGACCGAGGCCGTCGCCGACAGCCCGGCCACCGAGACCGAGCGCGACGACTTCGAGCACTCCCTCGAGCACGACGTCGCCGTGCCCGACACGATGGGCCCCCGCAAGAAGCGTCACGAACGACGTCGCGTCCCCAGCTGGGACGAGATCATGTTCGGCGACAAGAACGACTGA
- a CDS encoding ferrochelatase: MDVRPFDALLLVSFGGPEKPDDVVPFLENVTAGRGIPRERLEEVGQHYFLFGGRSPINGLNRELLDALRKDFADHGVDVPIYWGNRNWDPYLRDATEQMAADGVQRAACFVTSAYSSYSGCRQYRENLYDAVSGLQIGLSRLRHYFNHPGFVGPFTEATRAGLQGAPADTHVVFVTHSIPSSMNEASGGPGRQMYVRQHESVAAQVAAGAGADQWSLAYCSRSGSPHVPWLEPDINDHLEALKASGVSSVVVVPIGFISDHMEVIYDLDTEAKATAERLGLRYVRAATPGAHPEFVAMVRDLFLERAAVERGEIVDRKSCGELPPSHDVCPADCCLNPRSSLPTIGGVGDMTA; the protein is encoded by the coding sequence ATGGATGTCCGACCCTTTGATGCGCTTCTGCTGGTGTCGTTCGGAGGGCCCGAGAAGCCCGACGACGTGGTGCCTTTCCTCGAGAACGTGACCGCCGGACGAGGCATCCCACGCGAACGCCTCGAGGAGGTCGGCCAGCACTACTTCCTGTTCGGCGGACGCTCGCCGATCAACGGCCTCAACCGCGAGCTGCTCGACGCGCTGCGCAAGGACTTCGCCGACCACGGCGTGGACGTCCCGATCTACTGGGGCAACCGCAACTGGGACCCCTACCTGCGCGACGCGACCGAGCAGATGGCCGCGGACGGCGTGCAGCGGGCGGCGTGCTTCGTCACCAGCGCGTACTCCTCGTACTCGGGCTGCCGGCAGTACCGGGAGAACCTGTACGACGCGGTCAGCGGTCTGCAGATCGGCCTGAGCCGTCTGCGTCACTACTTCAACCACCCGGGCTTCGTCGGCCCGTTCACCGAGGCGACCCGCGCGGGCCTGCAGGGCGCGCCGGCCGACACGCACGTCGTGTTCGTGACCCACTCGATCCCATCGTCGATGAACGAGGCCAGCGGGGGACCGGGCCGCCAGATGTACGTCCGCCAGCACGAGAGCGTCGCGGCGCAGGTCGCTGCGGGAGCGGGCGCCGACCAGTGGTCGCTGGCCTACTGCTCGCGCTCGGGGTCGCCGCACGTGCCGTGGCTCGAGCCCGACATCAACGACCACCTCGAGGCGCTCAAGGCGAGCGGCGTCAGCTCGGTCGTCGTGGTGCCGATCGGCTTCATCTCCGACCACATGGAGGTCATCTACGACCTCGACACCGAGGCGAAGGCCACGGCCGAGCGCCTCGGCCTGCGGTACGTGCGGGCCGCCACCCCGGGCGCCCACCCGGAGTTCGTGGCCATGGTGCGCGACCTGTTCCTCGAGCGGGCCGCCGTCGAGCGCGGCGAGATCGTGGATCGCAAGTCGTGCGGTGAGCTGCCGCCGTCGCACGACGTCTGCCCCGCGGACTGCTGCCTGAACCCGCGCTCGTCCCTGCCCACGATCGGTGGCGTCGGGGACATGACCGCATGA
- a CDS encoding DUF3093 domain-containing protein, producing MTTYRERLTAPISWWLAALGFAVVWGWIMLIATNWPIAIVVAVVVAAADLYLVWRYGSTLVSVTPEGLHVGAAHLEAAHVGEVTPLDRAAYRTRLGTGADARAYLVTRPYLDHGVTVGVADPSDPTPYWLISSRHPEALAAALGSPTQAPQKPAHDPIGDPSRGEEA from the coding sequence GTGACGACATACCGCGAGCGCCTGACCGCCCCGATCTCCTGGTGGCTGGCCGCGCTCGGCTTTGCCGTCGTGTGGGGATGGATCATGCTCATCGCGACGAACTGGCCCATCGCGATCGTGGTGGCCGTCGTGGTCGCCGCCGCCGACCTGTACCTCGTCTGGCGCTACGGCTCGACGCTCGTCTCGGTGACTCCCGAGGGCCTGCACGTCGGCGCCGCCCACCTGGAGGCCGCGCACGTCGGCGAGGTGACCCCGCTGGACCGTGCGGCGTACCGCACCCGTCTCGGCACCGGTGCCGACGCCCGGGCGTACCTGGTCACCCGGCCCTACCTCGACCACGGCGTGACCGTGGGTGTGGCCGACCCGAGCGACCCCACTCCGTACTGGCTCATCTCGAGCCGGCACCCCGAGGCCCTCGCCGCGGCGCTGGGCTCCCCCACCCAGGCGCCGCAGAAGCCGGCCCACGACCCGATCGGAGACCCGTCCCGTGGCGAAGAAGCGTAA
- a CDS encoding trimeric intracellular cation channel family protein, producing MSDTLLLILDLAGIAVFASTGALVGVRKELDVFGVAVLAMITGLGGGVLRDLLIGAVPPAALEDWRYLVVPFLTSLVVFAFHPTFGRREREIMLLDALGLSLFCVTGAAIAEEAGLNVLSASALGMLTGIGGGMMRDVASGRVPVVFRGELYATPAFAGALIASVVHHQDWSQWWYVLAGAVCLVWRVVALQRGWSAPLPPGTTHV from the coding sequence GTGTCGGACACCTTGCTGCTGATCCTGGATCTGGCGGGGATCGCCGTGTTCGCCTCGACCGGTGCCCTGGTGGGTGTCCGCAAGGAGCTGGACGTGTTCGGCGTCGCCGTCCTCGCGATGATCACGGGGCTCGGCGGCGGCGTGCTGCGAGACCTGCTGATCGGTGCGGTGCCGCCTGCGGCGCTGGAGGACTGGCGCTACCTGGTGGTCCCGTTCCTCACGTCGCTGGTCGTGTTCGCGTTCCACCCGACCTTCGGCCGGCGGGAGCGCGAGATCATGCTCCTGGACGCGTTGGGGCTCTCGCTGTTCTGCGTCACCGGCGCGGCCATCGCGGAGGAGGCCGGGCTCAACGTCTTGTCGGCGTCCGCGCTGGGCATGCTGACCGGCATCGGCGGCGGCATGATGCGTGACGTCGCCTCGGGCCGGGTGCCGGTCGTCTTCAGGGGCGAGCTGTACGCGACGCCGGCGTTCGCGGGCGCGCTGATCGCCAGCGTCGTGCACCACCAGGACTGGTCGCAGTGGTGGTACGTCCTGGCTGGGGCGGTGTGCCTGGTCTGGCGGGTGGTCGCGCTCCAGCGCGGCTGGTCAGCGCCCCTCCCGCCCGGCACCACCCACGTCTGA
- a CDS encoding DUF4193 domain-containing protein → MATDYDAPRKTEEEQSEDSIEELKARRHEKNSGKVDEDETEAAESFELPGADLSHEELAVQVVPKQVDEFTCSSCFLVHHRSQLASEKNGMLICRDCAD, encoded by the coding sequence ATGGCTACCGACTACGACGCACCACGCAAGACCGAAGAAGAGCAGTCCGAGGACAGCATCGAGGAGCTCAAGGCGCGTCGGCACGAGAAGAACTCGGGCAAGGTCGACGAGGACGAGACCGAGGCGGCCGAGTCATTCGAGCTGCCCGGAGCCGACCTCTCCCACGAGGAGCTGGCGGTCCAGGTCGTGCCCAAGCAGGTGGACGAGTTCACCTGCTCGTCGTGCTTCCTGGTGCATCACCGAAGCCAGCTCGCCTCGGAGAAGAACGGCATGCTCATCTGCCGCGACTGCGCCGACTGA